Below is a genomic region from Actinomadura sp. NAK00032.
CCGTCCCGCGCTGCTCGCCATGCAGGGGCTCGCGCCGGAACCGTTGCCGACCGTGAGCGCCGTCTTGGCCGAGGACGTTACGTCACCCGCCGGCCTGCGCCACTACCTGCGCGGGAAGCTGTCGTTCGACCGCGGCTCCTACAGCGTGGCACCCGCCGAGGTCCAGGGATCACACCAGCTGGCGTCCCTCTCCTCGGCGAACGCGCTGATCGAGATCCCGGAAGACACCGAGGCCGTGCAGGCCGGTTCCACCGTCAACGTTCTGAGGTTGCCCTCGTGACAGAGTTCACCCACCTGGACGACACCGGCGCGGCCCGCATGGTCGACGTGTCGGCCAAGGACGTCTCCGCCAGGACGGCGACGGCGACGGGCTTCGTCCGCCTATCGCCGGACTGCGTCGCCCTTCTGCGCGCCGGTGACATCCCCAAGGGCGACGCCATCTCCGTGGCACGCATCGCCGGGATCATGGGGGCCAAGCGTGTTCCCGACCTCGTCCCCCTGTGCCACCCCATCGCGCTGCACGGCGTCACCGTCGACCTGGAGATCACGGACGACGGCGTCGCGATCGAGGCGGTCACCCGTACCGCCGACCGCACCGGCGTGGAGATGGAGGCGCTGACCTCTGTCAGCGTCGCGGCGCTCGCCCTGATCGACATGGTGAAGGCGGTCGACCCCGCCGCCGTCATCACCGACGTCCGCGTCGAGGAGAAGACCGGCGGCAAGAAGGGCGTGTGGCGCCGGTGACCGGGGATGCGCCGGTGATCAGGGCGATGGCGGTCACGGTCTCCAACCGCGCCGCCGCGGGCGTCTACGCCGACAGGTCGGGGCCGGTCCTGGTCGAGCTGCTGGAGGACCTCGGCTGCCAGGTGGACGGCCCGGTGGTGATCCCGGACGGCCCGCCGGTCGCCGAGGTGCTGCGCGACGCGGTCGCGGACGGCTACGACGCCGTCGTCACGTCCGGCGGGACGGGCCTCACCCCGACCGACCAGACCCCGGAGATGACCCGCCAGGTCCTCGAATGGGAGATCCCGGGCATCGCGGAGGCGATCCGCCTGGAGGGCCGCGAGAAGGTGCCCGCGGCGATCCTCTCCCGCGGCCTGGCCGGCGTCGCGGGCCGCACCCTCATCGTCAACCTCCCCGGCTCCACCGGCGGCGTCCGCGACGGCATGGCCGTGCTGGCCCGCGTCCTCCCGCACGCGCTCGACCAGCTGAAGGGCGGCGACCACCCCCGCCCCTGACGCTGACCACCGACTGGGACTTCACCGACACCGGTGACCGCACCCCTCATCACCTGACCGCCTCCGGCGCCGTTCACGGCCGGGCCAGCGGGACGAGCGCGGCCGGTGGGACGGCGCGCTCGGCGGCCGAGCCGAGAAG
It encodes:
- the moaC gene encoding cyclic pyranopterin monophosphate synthase MoaC; translated protein: MTEFTHLDDTGAARMVDVSAKDVSARTATATGFVRLSPDCVALLRAGDIPKGDAISVARIAGIMGAKRVPDLVPLCHPIALHGVTVDLEITDDGVAIEAVTRTADRTGVEMEALTSVSVAALALIDMVKAVDPAAVITDVRVEEKTGGKKGVWRR
- a CDS encoding molybdenum cofactor biosynthesis protein B, whose translation is MAVTVSNRAAAGVYADRSGPVLVELLEDLGCQVDGPVVIPDGPPVAEVLRDAVADGYDAVVTSGGTGLTPTDQTPEMTRQVLEWEIPGIAEAIRLEGREKVPAAILSRGLAGVAGRTLIVNLPGSTGGVRDGMAVLARVLPHALDQLKGGDHPRP